One stretch of Oryzias latipes chromosome 7, ASM223467v1 DNA includes these proteins:
- the cdk20 gene encoding cyclin-dependent kinase 20 produces the protein MIMEQYSILGRIGEGAHGIVFKAKHVQTGETVALKKVALRKLEDGIPNQALREIKALQEIEDNQHVVKLKDVFPHGTGFVLVFNFMLSDLSEVIRNHQRHLTPAQVKGYMVMLLKGVAFLHQNNIMHRDLKPANLLISSSGHLKIADFGLARLFSHEGRRLYSHQVATRWYRAPELLYGARRYDQGVDLWAVGCIFGELLNSSPLFPGENDIEQLCCVLRVLGTPTVDSWPEMLELPDYNKITFKENPAIPLEEIVPDTPPQGIHLLYRFLVYPSSQRCSASEALLHPYFFSCPLPAHHSELPIPHRGGRPPHQHPQAPPPDFSVNLSLQSSVVAPVLLKPHALLLPS, from the exons ATGATCATGGAGCAGTACAGCATCCTAGGCCGGATTGGAGAAGGGGCTCACGGAATCGTGTTTAAGGCCAAGCACGTGCAG ACCGGGGAAACTGTGGCTCTAAAGAAGGTGGCTCTGAGGAAGCTGGAGGACGGCATTCCCAATCAGGCTCTGAGGGAGATCAAGGCTCTGCAGGAGATTGAGGACAACCAGCAC gtggtaaagtTGAAGGACGTCTTTCCTCACGGCACAGGCTTTGTCCTGGTCTTCAACTTCATGctgtcagatctctctgaggtGATCAGAAACCACCAGCGACATCTGACCCCAGCACAGGTCAAAGGCTACATGGTGATGTTGCTAAAGGGTGTGGCCTTTCTACACCAAAACAACATCATGCATCGG GACTTGAAGCCAGCCAACCTCCTTATCAGTTCCTCTGGTCACCTGAAGATTGCAGACTTTGGTTTAGCCAGGCTCTTCAGCCATGAGGGAAGGCGGCTCTACAGCCACCAGGTGGCCACCAG GTGGTATCGAGCTCCAGAGCTGCTGTATGGAGCACGCCGCTACGATCAGGGAGTGGACCTGTG GGCGGTGGGCTGCATCTTTGGCGAGCTCTTGAACTCGTCTCCTCTGTTCCCAGGAGAGAATGACATCGAGCAGCTCTGCTGTGTCCTACGAGTCCTGGGAACACCAACGGTGGACAGTTGGCCG GAGATGTTGGAACTTCCAGATTACAACAAAATCACCTTTAAGGAGAATCCAGCCATCCCATTGGAGGAGATTGTCCCAGACACGCCCCCTCAAGGCATCCACCTGCTCTACAGGTTCCTGGTTTATCCATCCAGTCAACGCTGCTCTGCCAGTGAG GCTTTGCTCCATCCATACTTCTTCTCCTGTCCTCTTCCTGCCCACCACTCTGAGCTGCCCATCCCTCATAGGGGGGGTAGGCCCCCACACCAGCACCCACAGGCTCCGCCTCCAGACTTTTCAGTCAATCtgtctctgcagagcagcgtGGTAGCACCTGTGTTGCTTAAGCCACATGCTTTGCTCCTGCCCTCCTGA